The genomic DNA AGCAATCTGCTGGAAGGACCGGTCACAGCTCTCGGCTTCATGTGGCTGATGCTCATGGTGATCGAGCTGGTGTTCGGCCTCACCTACGGCCTGGAGATCCTGGTCTACGCCATCTGGGGGGTCTTCCTCATCGACTTCCTGCTGCGCCTCTACCTGGCTCCACGGAAGGCACTTTTTCTCCGGCAGAATGTCATCACCGCGGTTTCATTGATCGTTCCCGCCCTCCGGCTCCTGAGAATATTCCGTTTCGCCATTCTGCTGCGCCTTATCAGGAGTACCCGCGGGTTGCGGCTGCTGAAGGTCGTCGGCACCTTCAATCGTACCCTTCTCGGCATCAGAAGGCGCCTCGCCCACCGCGGCATCGGATATGTGCTCGTGATGAGCCTGGCGGTGGCCCTTTTGGGAGCGGCGGCAATGTATGCGTTCGAGCGGGAAGGTCCTGCGCGGAAGGGCTTTGCCGATTACGGTGATGCGTTGTGGTGGGCGGCGATGGTGATGACGACGATGGGTTCTGAGTTCTGGCCCCGCACGGCGGAGG from Geobacter sp. DSM 9736 includes the following:
- a CDS encoding potassium channel family protein, giving the protein MNNRENGTDQREKSALLDQLSNLLEGPVTALGFMWLMLMVIELVFGLTYGLEILVYAIWGVFLIDFLLRLYLAPRKALFLRQNVITAVSLIVPALRLLRIFRFAILLRLIRSTRGLRLLKVVGTFNRTLLGIRRRLAHRGIGYVLVMSLAVALLGAAAMYAFEREGPARKGFADYGDALWWAAMVMTTMGSEFWPRTAEGRLICLFLALYAFAVFGYTTATIASFILGPRSDNKSGDKRPYKRIRSRSRRTKA